A stretch of Acropora muricata isolate sample 2 chromosome 7, ASM3666990v1, whole genome shotgun sequence DNA encodes these proteins:
- the LOC136923845 gene encoding cilia- and flagella-associated protein 299-like: protein MYLVGFPGNENKIFNMDEEAVGAADSIVTEFSSYEDFLDSQITPLDLYYLEDEELARQLVELGYRGSGEVLKREEFEARKQAAEASRLSKRSQQKTLASSGKDLKDPFLIALAEREEANRTGKMTTIIFIRDKNARGQEISGYIDYAHRLKTEDFEPYFNGRKRLLPRPSDLSFYNWETQSATSNPTPNYQVIAENPSGLLFKNKRDRKILNVDPKALTPGDNSARIAVETSKYTQVVIYDHITRRKS, encoded by the exons ATGTATTTGGTCGGGTTTCCTGGCAACGAGAACAAAATATTCAACATGGACGAAGAAGCGGTTGGAGCAGCAGACAGTATCGTCACTGAGTTTTCCAGTTATGAAGACTTCCTTGACAGCCAGATAACACCACTAGACCTTTACTATCTTGAG GATGAAGAACTTGCACGACAGCTTGTTGAGTTGGGTTACAGAGGAAGTGGAGAG GTTCTGAAGCGAGAAGAATTTGAAGCAAGGAAGCAAGCTGCAGAGGCGAGCAGGTTATCAAAGCGGAGTCAGCAGAA AACCTTAGCTAGTTCAGGAAAAGATCTCAAAGACCCATTCTTAATTGCCTTGGCAGAGCGAGAAGAGGCCAACAGAACTGGAAAAATGACT ACAATAATCTTTATCCGGGACAAGAATGCAAGAGGTCAG GAAATCTCTGGTTATATCGACTATGCTCATCGTTTAAAG ACTGAGGATTTCGAGCCTTATTTTAATGGACGAAAACGTCTACTGCCAAGGCCCTCCGACTTGAGCTTCTACAATTGGGAAACACAAAGTGCTACCTCCAATCCCACACCAAATTACCAG GTGATAGCAGAAAATCCCTCAGGGCTgctgttcaaaaacaaaagggatCGCAAAATACTTAATGTGGATCCCAAG gCGTTAACTCCAGGAGATAATTCAGCGCGAATAGCCGTTGAAACATCGAAATACACACAAGTCGTTATCTACGATCACATAACGCGGAGAAAGTCATGA
- the LOC136923808 gene encoding hypoxia-inducible factor 1-alpha inhibitor-like, with product MKKVQIKGGIIISLALWFVSHEAVIAQMTSCTLGDHVAACSSDDKRSCDSEHFANYDDEKHICGDKKLDSEKGKYVPPKKGIFRGQYSFPVDPIPRRHCLDEGAMTFIQEGLPVVLENCTFHKPAMKWTIEYISENLQDEDHVAYFSKNRKFLYYDDDRIKGAFKDFVPPTEKLLLYFQNFSRLVEDLEKADNGSRAYFQSMLYLQDGVSQSMRNDIESFDYTWLLELVSQLNWGKEVSNLLLVGMPDVVTPAHFDILENLYVQVYGRKRVILFSPDYFRSLYPYPVGHPHDRQSQVDFEEPDLDKFPRFAEIRGMEVALEPDEVLYIPNYWWHYIESESQSKTISINFWFAPKNGTNNTEDSENSPNTTSAESIKETKLDESTNTNNLRESSASSAEEQKRTDEDVAAVETEKEGTEKEEMKADENTEDQEEDEQEKTLTPAQHLELLRETELALFKATFNHKKVKQILEELLFKRFDYV from the exons ATGAAGAAAGTTCAAATCAAAGGGGGCATCATTATTTCGCTAGCCTTGTGGTTCGTTTCACATGAAGCCGTTATCGCTCAGATGACGTCATGCACCCTTGGAGACCATGTTGCTGCATGCAGTTCAG ATGACAAGAGGAGCTGTGACTCCGAGCATTTTGCAAACTATGATGATGAAAAACACATCTGCGGTGATAAGAAATTGGACAGTGAAAAAGGGAAGTATGTTCCACCAAAGAAAGGCATTTTTCGCGGACAGTACTCATTCCCTGTTGACCCAATTCCACGGAGGCATTGTCTTGATGAAGGAGCAATGACGTTTATTCAAGAAGGG CTGCCTGTTGTGTTGGAAAATTGCACTTTTCACAAACCCGCTATGAAATGGACGATAGAGTACATCTCGGAAAACTTACAAGATGAGGATCACGTTGCATACTTCTCGAAAAACAG GAAATTCCTTTACTACGATGACGATCGAATAAAAGGTGCTTTTAAGGATTTTGTTCCACCCACCGAAAAATTGCTGTTGTACTTTCAAAACTTCTCACGATTAGTGGAAGATTTGGAGAAGGCTGACAATGGAAGTAGAGCATATTTTCAG TCCATGTTGTACCTTCAAGATGGTGTCAGTCAATCTATGCGGAATGATATCGAGTCCTTCGACTACACTTGGTTGCTTGAACTTGTGAGTCAACTGAATTGGGGCAAGGAAGTTTCTAATTTGTTATTGGTGGGAATGCCTGATGTTGTCACGCCTGCGCATTTTGACATTTTGGAAAACCTTTATGTTCAG GTATATGGCAGGAAGAGAGTGATACTGTTCAGTCCAGATTATTTTCGCTCCCTGTATCCTTACCCAGTAGGACATCCACATGACAGACAGTCACAG GTCGACTTTGAAGAGCCAGATCTAGATAAGTTTCCCCGGTTTGCTGAGATCCGAGGTATGGAAGTGGCCCTTGAGCCAGACGAGGTACTTTACATTCCAAACTACTGGTGGCATTACATCGAGAGCGAGAGTCAAAG CAAAACAATATCAATCAACTTCTGGTTTGCACCAAAAAACGGCACAAACAACACTGAAGACAGTGAAAACTCTCCAAACACAACCAGTGCAGAGTCAATAAAGGAAACCAAATTAGACGAAAGTACCAATACCAACAACCTAAGAGAGAGCTCTGCTTCTTCAGCAGAGGAACAAAAACGAACGGATGAGGACGTAGCTGCCGTAGAAACTGAGAAAGAAGGAACTGagaaagaagaaatgaaagcaGACGAAAATACCGAAGACCAAGAGGAGGATGAACAAGAAAAAACTCTGACTCCAGCACAGCACTTGGAGCTTTTAAGAGAGACGGAATTGGCGTTGTTTAAAGCAACATTTAACCATAAAAAG GTGAAGCAAATATTGGAAGAATTACTCTTCAAACGATTTGACTATGTATAA